Proteins co-encoded in one Acidimicrobiales bacterium genomic window:
- a CDS encoding S-adenosylmethionine:tRNA ribosyltransferase-isomerase — LRKATGGAVEVLLLEPVGDGQWEALVRPGRRVPPGTVLHPTEPSDPDLEVEVGEILDEGRRVVRLVTADVAAALEAHGSVPLPPYITEPLGDPARYQTVYADQPGSVAAPTAGLHLTDGVLERIRASGAELRGVDLWVGLGTFRPISVDHVEDHEMHTERYEVPEATWAACQGAGRVVAIGTTTVRALESAAATGRLSGRTDLFLRPGRDLAVVDVLLTNFHLPRSSLLVLVETFAGPHWRDLYATALAEGYRFLSFGDCMVLGRDGAGVGPPVMTP; from the coding sequence CCTGCGCAAGGCGACCGGTGGCGCCGTCGAGGTCCTGCTCCTCGAGCCGGTCGGCGACGGTCAGTGGGAGGCCTTGGTCCGGCCGGGGCGGCGGGTCCCGCCGGGCACCGTCCTCCACCCGACCGAACCGTCGGACCCGGACCTCGAGGTGGAGGTGGGTGAGATCCTCGATGAGGGCCGACGTGTGGTGCGGCTCGTGACCGCTGACGTCGCCGCTGCGCTGGAGGCCCACGGGTCGGTGCCGCTCCCGCCGTACATCACCGAGCCGCTGGGTGATCCCGCCCGCTACCAGACCGTCTATGCCGACCAGCCCGGATCGGTCGCCGCCCCCACCGCCGGGCTGCACCTCACCGACGGGGTCCTCGAGCGCATCCGGGCGAGCGGCGCCGAGCTCCGTGGCGTCGACCTCTGGGTCGGGCTCGGCACGTTCCGCCCGATCAGCGTCGACCACGTCGAGGACCACGAGATGCACACCGAGCGCTACGAGGTCCCCGAGGCGACGTGGGCGGCCTGCCAGGGGGCCGGGCGCGTCGTCGCCATCGGCACCACCACCGTCCGAGCGTTGGAGAGCGCCGCGGCCACCGGCCGGCTCTCCGGGCGCACCGACCTGTTCCTGCGCCCCGGCCGCGACCTCGCCGTCGTCGACGTGCTCCTCACCAACTTCCACCTGCCCCGTTCCAGCCTCTTGGTGCTGGTCGAGACCTTCGCCGGGCCGCACTGGCGGGACCTGTACGCCACCGCGCTGGCCGAGGGCTACCGGTTCCTCTCCTTCGGCGACTGCATGGTCCTGGGTCGGGACGGTGCGGGCGTGGGCCCACCGGTGATGACGCCATGA